In Actinoplanes lobatus, the DNA window CGAGATCGCGATGATCCGCAGCGCGGTCCGCTCGCGGGTCTCGGGGTCACGGCCGGCGAACTGCCAGGCGACCGCTGTGGCGGAGGCGACCTCGATCACCGAGTCCAGCCCGAAGCCGATCAGCGCGGTCGACGAGGCGATCGTTCCGGCGGTGAGCGCGACGACGGCTTCGATGACGTTGTAGCCGATCGTGGCGGCGACCAGGAACCGGATCCGGCAGGTCAGAACAGCCCGGCGTGTGGTGTCGACCGTCATCAGCAGCACCCCTCGGTGGCGGTGTCCGGGCAGGCGTCCGGGTCGACGGCCAGCACCAGGTCGAGCAGATCGCCGAAACCTGTACCCGTTGGTGTCAGTTTTCGGCGTCGTCGACGGTGAGCAGCGTGGCGAGTTGCCGCATGATGCCGGGCCGGGGGCGGTAGTACACCCAGCTGCCGCGGCGTTCCGCGTCGACCAGGCCGGCCTCGCGCAGCGTCTTCAGGTGATGCGAGATGGTCGGCCCGGACAGCTCGAACGCCGGGGTCAGGTCACACACGCACACCTCGCCACCCGGTGCGGACGCGATCATCGACATCAGCTGTAGGCGGACCGGATCGCCGAGCGCCTTGAAAGCCGGCGCCAGGACCGCTGCGGTCTCCGCTGGGATACGGCTCTGGGCCAGGGGCGGGCAGCACGGCTCGTCCGCGGTGACATCGGTGAGCGTGAGCGACACGGCTGGTTTCGACATGTGTCTAGGTTGACAGCTGTCTAAGCCGTGTGCAAATCTCTGTTTCGAGAAACGTCGAATTCGACAGCCGTCGAGACGAGGTGCGAGAGGGCTCGCCACTGGCAGCCCGTTCGGCCTGCCCGCTGGCCCGCCTCGACCACGCCACTGATCAACGAAGGAGCACGACCATGAGCGACACCACCAGCACGACCCCCGCGGCCGGCGGCTTCACCGGTGACCCCGCCGACGCACTCACGGTCGCCGGCGCCGGCGGGTGCTGCGGCAACCCCGCCCAGACCACTCTCGCCCTGCCCGAGCCGGCCGCCGAGACCGCCGCCCCGTGTTGCGGCACCACCGCCGAGGCCGGGCAGGACGGCTCCTGCTGCGGAGCCGCCGCCAAGCGGCAGGCCGTGGACGCCGGGCAGGGCTGCTGCTCATGACCAGCTCCCCCGCCCCGCCGCTCGCCGGACTGGACGCCCTGCTCGACCAGGTCTCGGGCGAGCGGATGGCCGCCACTGTCGCCACCCTGGCCGGTGTCACGTTCACCGGCCGGCGGGTCGGCAGCCCCGGTGGCGCCGCCGCCGCGGACTGGCTGACGGACCTGCTGGCCGAGACCGGCGTGGCCGTCACCCGTGACAGCTTCGCCGTCGGCAACGTGCCCCAGGTCTACGCGCCGCCGGCGGTGTCGTGGCAGCACGCCGGGGGAGTGGTGCCGCTGGTGTTCGGCCGGGACGTCGCCGTGCACCTCGCCTCCGCCGACCGGGGACAGCCGGTACGGGCCGGGCTCGCGGTCGCCGGCTACGGCGACCCGGCCGGCCGCTGGCTGCTCGTGCCGGCCGGGATGAGCCTGTTCGACGCCTACGCGCACGCCGACGGTGCGGCCGGGCTGCTGCTGGCCCGGGGCGTGGATGCGGACGGCTGGCACTACACGATGCTGGCCGGACCGAACCCGGGCCCGCTGCCGGTGCTGTCGATCGAGCCGGGCCTGCACCAGCGGATGACCGCCTCGGCCCGGCGCGCCGACGGTGACGGTGACGCCATTCTGTCGGCCGCCACGCCGATCCGGCGGATCGAGGTCACCGCCACCAACCTGCACGCCCGCTACCGGACAGCCGTGCCCGGCGGGCTGGATCTGCTGCTCACCGCCCACTACGACGGTGTCGGCGACCATCCGGGGCTGCGCCAGCCCGCGGCGGCCGACAACGGCAGCGGCGTGGCCGTGATCTGCGAGGCCGCTCGGCTGCTGGCCGCGGCGATGCCGGACGGGACGGGGCTGTCGGTGGCACTGCTGGACGCGGAGGAGACCGGCGCGCTCGGCTCCGCCCGCCACGCCCGTCGGCTCACCGACGCCGGTGAACGGCCGGTGGTGGTCAACGTCGACGGCGCCGGCCACCTGAACACGGCCGCGGCGGTCGAGGCCGGCGGTCCCGCGTACGGCCTGCTCGCCGTGCTGGACCAGGCCGCTCGCCACGTCCGGCTGCCGCTGGCCGCCGGGCCGGTGGCCTCGGACAACCGGCGGTACGCCGCAGCCGGGCTCGCCGCGGTCGGCGTCGGCGCCGGGATGGCCGGCTACCACAGCCCCGCCGACACCGCGGAGCGCGTCGAGCGGGCCACCCTCTCGGCGGTGTGCCGCCTGATCATCGCGGCCGTGTGGCTGGCCGGTGCGGCGCCCGCTACGCTCTCATCGTTGATCGGCGATGAACGATGATGGGTGTGATGGCGAATGGCCGAACTGCTCGACAGAGCGACAGCGGAGCAGTACGCCTCCTGGTTCCGTGCCCTGGCCGATCCCTCGCGGGTGCAGATCGTGGAATACCTGGCTCGCCAGGACCGCCCGATGCCGGTCGGCGAGATCGTCACCGCCGTCGGCCTGGCCCAGTCGACCGTCTCCCAGCACTTGAAGATCCTCACCGAGGTGCGGTTCGTGCTGGTGGAACCGGCCGGCAACGCCCGCCACTACCGGATCAACGCCCGCTGCATCGCCTGCTTCCCCTCCGCCGCCGACGTCGTGATGGGCAAACCCGCACCCGATGCGACCGCAGACTGCGCATGACCACCTCAGGAGCTCTCCCATGAACAGCCACTTCCCGGAACTGCCCGTCGTCGTCATCGGCGCCGGGCCCGTCGGTCTCGCCGCCGCCGCGAATCTCGCCGAACGCGGCCTGCCGTTCCTCGTCCTCGAAGCCGGGGACGGCCCGGCCGCCGCCGTTTGCGACTGGGGCCATGTGCGGCTGTTCTCGCCGTGGCGTTACAACATCGACCCGGCCGCCGCGCGCCTGCTCGACGACTCCGGCTGGGTCCGCCCCGACGACGACAAGCTGCCCACCGGCGCCCAGCTCGCCGCCGACTACCTCCAGCCCTTCGCCGACCTGCCCGCCGTCAAGCCGCACGTCCGCTACGGAGCGCGCGTCGTCGCGGTGACCCGGCTCGGCCTCGACCGGGTCCGCAGCCTCGGCCGCGAGCAGGTCCCCTACCTGGTACGCCTCGACACCGGCGACGACATCCTGGCCCAGGCGGTCATCGACGCGTCCGGCACGTGGACCGTACCCAACGTCCTCGGCGCCTCCGGCATCCCCGCGCACGGCGAAGACCTTGCTTCGGCGTACGTCGACAGCGCTCTCCCGGACGTCTTGGGCCGCGACCGTGACCGATTCGCCGGAAAGCGCACCCTGGTCGTCGGCGCTGGGCATTCCGCCGCCAACACCCTGCTCGCCCTCGCCGAACTGGCGGAGCAGGCGCCCGGCACCACGATCGGCTGGGCGATCCGCGCGACCAGCCCGGCACGCACCTACGGCGGCGAGTCCGCCGACGCCCTGCCCGCCCGCGGCGCGATCGGCTCCCGCCTGCGCGCACATGTCGAGAACGGCACGATCACCCTGTACACCGGCTTCTCCGTGCAGAGCATCAACGTCGCCGGCGACGAGGTGCGCGTCTCCGACGGGAAGCGGACCGTCGCCGTGGACCGGATCGTGTCGGCGACCGGGTTCCGGCCGGACCACACGATCACCGGCGAGCTGCGCCTCGACCTCGACCCGATCCTCGGCTCCACCCGGGCACTCGCCCCGCTGATCGACCCCAACGAGCACTCCTGCGGCACCGTCCCGCCGCACGGCGTCGACGAACTCACCCACCCCGAGCCCGGCTACTTCGCCATCGGCGTCAAGAGCTACGGGCGTGCGCCGACGTTCCTGCTGGCCACCGGCTACGAACAGGCCCGCTCGGTGGTCGCCGCCCTCGCCGGGGACTGGGAGGCGGCCCGCGACGTGCAGTTGGACCTGCCGGAGACCGGCGTCTGCAACAGTGACCCGGTCGATGGCGGCTGCTGTGACACGCCCGCCCCGGCCGGCCTTGCCACCGGGATCTCCGGCGGACTGCTCACCGCGCCGATCCAGCTCATCAGCCTCGGCGAGAAGCCCGCCGACGGCGCGGCCGGCTCGTGCTGCTGACCTGATGCGGGCGACGAACCAGCTGCCGGCCACCCACGGCGGCCGGCAGCTGGTCGCGACGTTCGCCATCACCCAGACCATCGGGTACGGCTGCCTCTACTACTCGTTCGCGGTGCTGCTGCACGCGATCGCCGCCGACCTGCGAGCCACCCCTGCTGCGGTCACCGGGGCGCTCACCACCGCGATCCTGGTCCAGGCGGCCATGGCCGTACCGGTCGGAAGGTGGCTCGACCGGCGCGGCGTCCGTGCCCTCATGACCGGCGGAAGCGCCCTCGGCGCCGGGATGCTCGTCGCGTGGTCCCAGGTGGACCGGGTGTGGCAGCTGTACCCGGTGTTCGCCGGGCTCGGCGTGGCCATGGCCATGGCGCTCTACGAACCGGCCACCGCCGTTCTCGTCGCCCGGTTCGATGCGGCCCGGCGGCCACGGGCGATCCTCGGGATGATCGTTGTCGCCGGGTTCGCCAGCACGATCTTCATGCCGCTCACCGGCTGGCTGAACGACCGGCACGGCTGGCGTGCCACCTTGTTGACCCTCGCCATCCTTTACGCGGCTGTCGCGATCCCCCTGCACTGGCTGGTGATCCGCCACCCGAACCACCACGCGGAACCGGCGCCGCGACGGCGGGCCCCCGTCCGCGACCGCGGGTTCTGGCTCCTGGTCATCGCGTTCGTCGCCCACGCCGCCGCGATGAGCAGCATGACCGTGCACCTGGTCGGTTTTCTGACGAGTCGCGGACATCCCGCCACGTTCGCCGCCACCGTCGCCGGACTGCTCGGCGCCCTGTCCGTCACCGGGCGCCTGCTGCTCACCGCGGTCGGCGGCCGGATCCGCCTGCATCGGGTGGTGGCCGCCATCTTCGGCCTCCAGGCAGCCGCCGCGTTCAGTCTGCCGCTGGTGGCCGGCAGTACGGGCGGTGCTGTCGCCGGGGTGATCGCTTTCGGGCTCGGCTTCGGCATCGCCAGCCTGGCCACGCCGCAGTTGCTCGCCGAGCGTTACGGGACCACCGGCTACGCCACCATCGCGGGCACCCTCGCCGCCTTCGTCACCCTGGCCAAAGCCGGCGCGCCACTGGCTGCCGCCGGTCTTCTCGCCACACCGAGCGGCTACCTGACGGTCCTGCTCGCCGTCGGCAGCGCCTGCCTGGTCGCCGTCGCCGGCATCCTCACGCGAGGCTGATCCGCGCCGGTTCGCCAGCCGTCTCTTGTCAGCTCGTCCCGGTAGAAGGCGCGGATCTCGGATTCCGCCAACGTGCTGCGGTAGGTCTGAGCGGCGTGGGAGGCGTCACCGCAGCCGGAGAACGTGCCGGTTCTCGGTGCAGCCACCGAGCAGGCAGGCGGCGAGTGCGACGGCCGTCATGGGCCCGAGACGGGTGAACATGCCGGGCAGTATGTCCCACCCGGGATAGCTCGGCCGGGTGGGACTTTCTTGTCGTGAAGCCGGTGGTCCCGATGCATCTTGTCATTCGGCTATAGTCCGCTGTATGCCAGCGAAGCCGATCAGCCTCATGGGTGCGCACGAGATCCGTGTGCGCCTTGGCGGTGTCAGCCGCCAACGCGCCTACCAGATCACCACTCGGGCGGACTTCCCGAAGCCGGTCGCCGACCTGGCTCAGGGCAAGATCTGGCTGACCGACGACGTCGAGACGTGGATGAAGGCCCACCGGCCCGCCGCGGACGACGGCGACGAGATGTAGAAGGCCGCCGCGTTCATTCGCCGAGGAACTCGGTGACCGCTCGTCGCAGGGTTTCGACGTTGCCGATGAGGACGTGGCCGCCGTGGTCCAGTTCGAGTGTGCGGGCATCGGGTAGCCGGGCGCTGAACCGTTCGACGTCGTCGTGGGGCGCCAGCAGGGCGTGTGCGGCGTTGATGATGAGTGCCGGGGCGGCGATCCCGGACACGGGGATGCGGTCGGCGAGGGCGTGCTCGGCCACCGTGGCCCGGTCGTGGACGGTGCCCGCCCGGCGGGGAGCCAGCGGGAACATCGTTCCGTTGATCGCGTTCAGCTCGTCGAGGTCGTCCTTCGCGAGCTGTGCGGGAGGCGCCCCCGCGGCCAGTTTCACCACGGCGGGGATCTTCGTGGTGAGCCACAGCAGGAACTGTGCCCGGGCCAGGACGCGTACCGCCGGGACGGGAGGCAGTGGCGCCCGTCCCGCCAGCGGCAGCAGGGGTGATTCGAGGACCAGGCGCCGGACGCGCCCGGGATGGTCGGCGGCCAGCTGGAGCGCGATGACCGTGCCGGCGGAGAGGCCGACCACATCCACCTGGTCGACGCCGAGGTGGTCCAGCAGTTCGACGAGGGCAGCCGCCTGGTCGCTGACGGAGGCGCCGTCGGGGAGTGGGGAGCCGGGGTAGCCGAACCGGGACGGGCTGATCACGTCGTACCGGTCGGTGTGGTTCTGGGCCAGGCGGCGCTGTGCCCAGTCGATGCCCTGGTCCCAGCCGCCGCCGCTGCCGTGCAGGACGAGAACGGCCCGGCCGGTTCCGAACCTGGCGTAGCGGAGCATCCCGTGGGTGGACCGGAAGTCGGCCACCGGCACCGGCGGGTTCGCCAGGCGACGTTCTGCCACGACCATGTCGTCGTGATACCGCTTCCACCAGCCCATCCGGTGATCATCGCATCGCACCGCCGGAGAGTGTCGATCAAGGCCCCCCTGCGACGTGGCCCGGCGTCGATGGACGCCGTGCCTACCATCAACGCGATGGAACCCGTTCTGGTCCCGATCGACTCTCACCAGTTCTGGCTGCGCGACCCCGGCCGTCGACCACAAGCTGTCCGACCGGGCCGTCGACCTCCAGCAGGGGAGGTAGTGCCGGAAACCACGGCCCGGACGATGCCGTAGGGCGGCCTGCCCTACGGCATCGTCCGGCTGCTGTCAGCTGACGGTGAGCGCGGTGTCGTCGATGACGAACGACGTCTTCAGCGAGGAGTCCTCGACCCCGGTGAAGGTGAGGGTGACGGTCTGCCCGGCGAAAGCGGCCAGGTTGTACGAGCGCAGGGTGTACGCGCTGGCGTTGAGGTTGGAGAACACCTGCAACGTGGTGGTGCCGGCCTTCACGGTCAGTTTGTCGTACTGGGTGGTGGTGGTCGTCTCCGCTGTGATGATTTTCAGGTAGAACGACAGCGTGTAGGCGCTGCAACCGGTGGGAAGGGTCACCGACTGGGACAGGGTTTCGGTATTCGTCGAACCGTTGCCGTTGAGCCACGCGTCACGGGTGCCGGTTCGCGGCGCTCCGTCGCCGGTGTTCGCGCCGATGACTCCGGTCGAAGCGGTCCACGGTGTCGTTGCGGTTTCGAAGCCGGGATTGCCGAGCTTCTGGCCGGCGCCGGTACACCCGCCGGTCCCGGTGACCGTCAGCGTGTACGAAGCACTGTGGGTCGCCGAGCCCGTTCCCGTCACCGTGATGGTGTAGGAACCGGCCGCGGCGGCCGTGGTGGTCGCGACGGTCATGGTCGATGATCCACCGGAGGTGACCGACGCCGGGCTGAAGCTGACCGTGACACCGGCCGGAGCACCGGAGCTCGTCAGTGCGACGGTCTGCGCGCTGCCGGAGGTGGTGGCGGTGTTCACGGTGGCCGTGGCCGAGGAGCCCGGGGCCACCGAGCCCGTGTTCGGGCTGAGCGACACCGAGAAGTCGTTGGCCGTCGAGGTAGCCGTGGTGAGGGTCCACGCGGCGTACAGCTCGGCGTTGGCCCAGCGGCCCAGCGAGGTGGTGTTGATGTTCGACGGGTAGGTGTCGCAGGCCTTGTGGTAGCAGGGGTCGTAGGCCTGCCCGGCGGTGCCGCCCCACTTGGTCACCTGGGCGCTGGTCTTCGTGTAGCTGGCCCCGGTGGAGTTGATCGACGAGGGGATGCCGGCGTTGCGGAACGAGCCGTCGTCGCTGCAGCACTCGGTCGACGTCTCGGTGGGAACGCTGATCGAGGTGAAGTACTCGCGCAGCTTCACGGCGACGGCGTCGGTGCCGGTCACGAAGTAGCCGCCGTTGGTGGAGGCGATCATGTCGAAGGTGCCGTACGCCTTGATCGCGCTCTTCTGGGCCGTGGTCAGCGAGTTGACGTAGAACTTGGAGCCGATCAGTCCCTGCTCCTCACCGGCCCACCAGCCGAACCGGAGGTGGTTGGTCATGGTCGGGTTGTTCGCGGCCAGTTGGAGCGCGGCTTCGAGGAGTGTGGCCGTGCCGGAGCCGTCGTCGTTGATGCCCGGGCCGGCCGACACGCCGTCGGAATGGGCTCCGAACATGTAGGTGTTGCTGGTGTCGCCGCCCGGCCAGTCGGCGATGATGTTCTTCGCGGAGCCGCTGCAGGTGGTGCAGGTCTGCACGGTGACGGTGAAACCGGCCGCCTGCAGCTTCTGCTGCAGGTATGTCGTCGTCGCGGTGTGCCCCGCCGTGCCGGTGGCCCGGTTGCCGCCGTTGCTGGTGGCGAAGGTCTGCAGTTGTTGCAGGTGGGCGTTGACATTGGCGACGTTGACGGTCGGCGGAGCTGCCAGCAGGGAGGCGCTGATCGCCGGCACGGATGAGCCGGCCGATCGTGCGCCGGTCGAGGCCGGCGCCGGCAGGGCGCTGAGCGCCACCGTCGCCGCGACGAAAACAGCTAGGGCAGGTCCTGCCGTCACCGTTCTGAGTCTCATGGGTGCTCCTAGGGTCGAGGCCGATACACGGCCAGGCCGTAGGAGAACAGGAATATGCCACCAAGCACAAGATATCGAAACGCTTATATCTTTGACCGCCCCCGTGCGGTTCGAGTCGACTTGGTCACGCTGCCGACGGCAGATGGTCGATCATGGCGAGTCGGTGCTGGACGCGTACGACCGCGGCGCGCAGCAGCGGTGTGCGGAGCTGGCGTGCGGCCGCGTTCGGGGAGTCGGGTCCGTGCCGGCGGAGCATGTCGGCGAGGCGCTGCTCGAAGTTGATGACCCTGCCGTTCGGGGTGACCGTCTGGTCCGCGTAGGTCAGCGCGTCGGACACTCGTGACTGTTCGCGCGGGAATCGGGTGAGTTTTTCGGCCAGTCCGCGGGCCTGGGCCGTGTGCATCGCCGCGGAGTGGTGGGCGACCAGTGCGACGATCCGTGACGGCCACCCCGTCGTCTCCAGGTGGCGAGCGCCGTCGAGCGGGTGGAAGCCGGTGTCGTACAGGGTGGCGGCGTATCCGATGTCGTGCAGCCAGGCTGCCGCCAGCAGGATCTCGCCCTCGCTGCGTGACCCGACCGTGGCGGCCGCCATGTCGGCCCGTCGCGCCACCCCGATCGTGTGTAGCCAGCGCTCCGGTAGATCCACCAGCAATCGTTGCGCGAGATCGCGGGCACGGTGGACATCCCCGACGGAACGAAGAGCGTCGGTCATGAGATTCCTCCGTGGATGTTGCGGCGTTCAGGCGGGAGTGGAACGGATTGCCCGCGGAGCAGGGCGGTTCGCCGCCGGGGCGGATTCGGCGTCGGATCACGGCGGCGACGACCAGGACGGTCGCGCCGACGGAGATGGCGCGTCTCGCCCGTCTTGCAGTGGGCGAGACGCCGCACCGCTACTTCTTCTTGCTCTTCTTCTTGTCCTTTTTGCTCTTCTTGTCCTTCTTGGCCATGTCGTCCCCCTCTCGATCGATCCACGGCAAAGCTACCGAGTGTGATAGCCCTATGTGCCGTGGGTAACAGTGCTGGAGGCGCGTGACGTGAAGATGAACGAAAGGGAAACGCCGTTCTGCTCAGGTTACCGCCGGCTGACCCTGGGTGCGGCCGAAACACCACTGAGCAGCGTCGATGGCAGTGTCCGAAAATGCACAGTGCCTCTGAGATGTCCATCACACTAACGGCAGGCATCCGGAATCCGTCCTGGAGTCTTGCTGAGGCCGCGGCGCCGACCGGGCTCGGCACACTGCCAGGGCCTGCGGACGACGCGGCGGCTGTTCCTATGATCACCGGATGTTTGGACGCTTCCGCAGGACATTCGCCGTGGACACCGATTACGCACAGGCCGACCTGCATCTGCGCGATGCACGCGACCGGGTGGTGGCCGGTGACTGGACCGCGGCTCCGCAGCTGATGCACGCCACCGGCCACGACTGGGAACTACGTAGCCGGCGGCTCGCCGTTCTGGGCCTGGCGGCCGGGCACACCCCGGAGTGGGTGAAGGCTTGGGAGGCCGCGATGCCGGGCGACCCGACCGTCGCCATCCTGCATGCTGAGGGCCTGAACGTGCTGGCCGGCGAGGCTCGGGGCTGGGCGTCGGCGCGTAACACGAGCCCGGAGCAGTTTCGGGAGTTCCACCGGCTCTCCGAGGCAGCCGCTGCCGCCGGTCAGCGGGCGGTCGAGCTCAACCCGGAGGACCCGTACCCCTGGGTGACCCGGATGGGCGCGATGCTCGCGAACGGGCACCAGCACCATGAAGATTTCCGAATCGTCCTGGGCGAGGCGGTCGCCCGTGACCCGTACCATTTCGAGGCGCACCTGACGGCGGTGACGTTCCTCTGCCAGAAGTGGTACGGCTCGCATGAGCAGATGTTCGCGGCGGCCCGTGGGCCGGCTGCGGCAGCGCCCGCCGGCGCGTCGGTGGTCATGCTGCCGCTGCTGGCCCATTTCGAGTACGCGTTGCGCGAGTTCGGGTTCGAGACCCGCGCTGAGTCGTTGGCCGCGAAAATGGAGTACTTTCGCCGCCCCGAGGTGACCCAGGAGATCGCCTGGTGTGCGGCCAAATGGCGGGCGGCCGGCGAACCCCGGCTGATCGCCCGTGGGATCACCCTGCGCCATTGGCTGGCGTTGGCGAATTACCTGGCCGGTCATGACCGCCCGGGCACCAAGGCGGTGCTCTCCCAGATCGGCTCGTACCTGGGCAGCACCCCTGCGTACGGCTACTTCTGGATGCGGCAGGCGGAAGGCTTTCAAACCGTCTCGAAATGGGCCCGATAGCGGTAGCGAGCCGGCACGACCCCAACCGCCTTTCGCGGTTCATCAATTCGCATTACCCGAGTTCGGCGGCGAAGGCGGCGATCCAGGCCAGGGGCGCGTTCCAGTTGATCGTCAGTTCGTTTGTCGACCAGGAGTGGATGTCGTCGATGTAGCAGAACTGGCCCACTTGGCCGGTCAGCCGGGCCTGGGCCACCTCGTCCTGCAACCCTGAGTTGGGGCCGCCGGCGAGGGTGCCCTTCGGCGGGTGCGGCAGGGTGGGGTCGAGTTGGTGGGCGTACCAGCGGCTGTGCTGGTTCTTCGCGAAGTCGGTGCCGTAGCCGGTCACGTAGGACAGGCTCAGCGCGTTGCGGCCGAGGATGTAGTCCAGGCCCTCCAGGACGCCGTCCCGGTAACGGGTTTCGCCGGTCAGGTCGTGGGCCACGGCCAGGACCATCAGGTTGTTGAGCACCATGCTGTTGGAGCCCCAGTCCCACTGGTTTCCCGGTGGGGCATAGGCCACCGCGTACGGATGGGCCTGTTGGAGGGTGAGGTACTTCTCGGCGCCGGCGAGGACCGAGGCACGCACGTCCGCGAGGCCGGGCAGGTCGCTGGGTGTCAGGGCCAGGGCGAGGCGGGCGGCGGCCGCGGTGGCCGCCCAGTCGAAGGCGTACGGTCCGAAGACGTCCTCGGTGTGCAGCGGGGAGGCCAGCACCGCGTCGGCGTACTTGTGGTCGCCTGTGGTCAGGAACAGCTCGGCCGCCGCCCAGTAGAACTCGTCGCGTACGTCGTCGTCGTTGTAGGGGCCGCCGCCGATGGTGTCCGCGACCGGCGCGTACCGGATCGGGTTTGTCTCGGCCGCCGTGTAGGCGGTCCGCGCGGCAGTCAGCAGGCGTTCCGCGTAGTCCGCGTCGTACTTGCGGAAGATCCGTGCCCCCTGGGCCGCGACGGCGGCCAGGTTCAGGGTGGCCGCCGTGGATGTCGGGCGCAGCACGCGCGGTTGCGGGTCGAGGTGCGGCAGCGTCGGCAGGCCGGTCCACTCGCGGTCGTGCATCTTGTGGTGGACCAGGCCGCTGGGCGCCTGCATGCGCAGCAGGAAGTCCAGCTCCCAGCGCACCTCGTTGAGCAGGTCGGGGACCCCGTTGCCGCTTTCCGGCAGGTCGAGGGTCAGCCCGCCGAGGCCGCCACGGTGCTCGAAGGCGTACAGCAGCTGCCACACCGTGATGCCGCCGTTGACCACGTACTTGCCCTGGTCGCCAGCGTCGTACCAGCCGCCGCGCACGTCCAGGCGGTAGTCGCCGGCGTCCGGGGCGCAGGGGACGTCGCGGTCGCCGAGGTGCCCGGCCGGGCGGCCGTAGCCGGGCCGCAGGTCCTCGCGGATCTCGATGCCGCTGCGCTGGCAGTAGAAGAATCGCAGCGCGTCGGCGCGCAGCGTGCTGTAGAGGCCCGGGGCGATGGTGAACGGCCGGCTGGTCGCGCCGTCGGCGGTCAGGGTGAAGCCGGTGCCGGTCTGCCGGTGCTCGCCGAAGTCGACGGTGTGCACGTTCTGCTGGGAGGAGGTGTCGATGCCGCGCGGGTCGGTGGTCCCGGTCGCGACGACCCGGCCCGCGCTGTCGGCGAGTTCCCAGGGCAGTGCGCCGGTGGCGTCGGTGACCAGGGTTGCCCGTTTCGGTCCGGACGGAAGGTAACCCAACTGGTTGACCGCGACGTTGGACATGGTCGGGAACGCTCCCAGCCGGTGGGCCCGCTGTCAAACCCGCGCGATAGTGAGGTCGGTGGATCTAAAGTGGCGCGCATGCGAATGCGGCGATGGGTCACGGTGGCGGTCACCGCGGTCCTGATCAGCGGTCTTGCGTGGTTCACTGTGGAGCGGGCGGAGGTGGCGTCGGCCGACACCGTGCCGTTGAAG includes these proteins:
- a CDS encoding HDIG domain-containing metalloprotein, yielding MTDALRSVGDVHRARDLAQRLLVDLPERWLHTIGVARRADMAAATVGSRSEGEILLAAAWLHDIGYAATLYDTGFHPLDGARHLETTGWPSRIVALVAHHSAAMHTAQARGLAEKLTRFPREQSRVSDALTYADQTVTPNGRVINFEQRLADMLRRHGPDSPNAAARQLRTPLLRAAVVRVQHRLAMIDHLPSAA
- a CDS encoding glycoside hydrolase family 9 protein, with translation MSNVAVNQLGYLPSGPKRATLVTDATGALPWELADSAGRVVATGTTDPRGIDTSSQQNVHTVDFGEHRQTGTGFTLTADGATSRPFTIAPGLYSTLRADALRFFYCQRSGIEIREDLRPGYGRPAGHLGDRDVPCAPDAGDYRLDVRGGWYDAGDQGKYVVNGGITVWQLLYAFEHRGGLGGLTLDLPESGNGVPDLLNEVRWELDFLLRMQAPSGLVHHKMHDREWTGLPTLPHLDPQPRVLRPTSTAATLNLAAVAAQGARIFRKYDADYAERLLTAARTAYTAAETNPIRYAPVADTIGGGPYNDDDVRDEFYWAAAELFLTTGDHKYADAVLASPLHTEDVFGPYAFDWAATAAAARLALALTPSDLPGLADVRASVLAGAEKYLTLQQAHPYAVAYAPPGNQWDWGSNSMVLNNLMVLAVAHDLTGETRYRDGVLEGLDYILGRNALSLSYVTGYGTDFAKNQHSRWYAHQLDPTLPHPPKGTLAGGPNSGLQDEVAQARLTGQVGQFCYIDDIHSWSTNELTINWNAPLAWIAAFAAELG